CCTCCGCACAAAGGGCATTGGCACCAAGCCCATAAACCGTTTCTGTTGGAAAAACAACAAGTCCATTTTCTCGAAGGATACGAGCAGCTATTTCAAGCTCATGATGCTGGAATGGGGGATGAAAGATTCGTGTTCTCATACTCCTTCCCTTTATTATACGACAAAGAGGCGAGATTTTCCAGGTTTTTCGTGGGAGTTGCTACCTTTGCGGTCTCGTTTTCTCTTCGAGAATGGTCAGATACACCCACGCCTCTTCACGACTCTGTCCACACATTTCATAGGAAGGTTTCAAAGAGACACAAAAGGAGGGACGTTCTGGTTTCCCATAGAGCCGACAACGAAGGTTTTCATCAAGATGGATACAGGGAACACCTGCAGGTTTCCCCTCAGGCATCCCGGGAAGAGGGGTAGTAATAGAAGGAACAATACAACACGCAGCACATCCCTCACGACACGTTTCAAGGAAGACACTCTTTTCGTTCATTTTCCTCACACTCAAATGCTGCCACTGCTTCCAGAGCCTCTAAAGGAATATGGTGTTCTTTCACCACAACTTTATTTCTCCATCGTCCCGTGAGAAAATAGAGCCCAGAAAAGACCATGCCGAAAAGCCAGGCAACAGGGATCCCCCACCATATGCCGTTTGTTCCCCAGTATCTTGAGAAAAAAACCGACACAGGAATACGAAGTCCCCACAAGGATAGAATCGTAATAATCATAGGGATAAAGGTATCTCCTGCTCCTCTCAAAGCCCCATTAAAAACAAACATCACCATAAAGGCAAGATAAAAGGGAGCCACAATCCACATATATTCACGTCCAATACGTACCACGGAAGCATCCCGGTTAAAGATCATCACAAGCGACTCGGCAAATGTCACCATCAATAAGGACAGAACAACCGAAAGAAGAGTGGCCATAACCAAAGCTACGCCAACACCCTGCTTTACCCTGTCTTCACGGCCAGCCCCAATATTCTGTCCAACAAAAGTCGAAATAGCCATACTGATATTCATCGCCGGCATCATCGTAAATGATTCGATCCTTCCTGCCGCCGTAAAAGCCGCAATAGCATCTGTACCAAAAGCATTCACGAGACCAACCAGTATCATACTGCCAATAGCCACCATCACCTGTTGAACACCAGAAGGCATCCCTATAGCTAGACTTTTTTTCATAATATCCCAATCAAAACGGAACTCTTTTGGGCGAAACCGGAAAAACTCACTTTTTTTGAAAAGAAAAAGAAGTCCAAAAACAAAAGAAAAAGCCTGCGCAATTACCGTCGCCACTGCTACTCCCTCTACTCCCCATTTCCATACAAGAACAAAAAGAAGATCAAGAAGAATATTGAGTATGGTAGAAAAGATAAGAAGATACAACGGCGTTTTCGAATCCCCCATACCCCGAAGAATCGCGCTAAGCCCATTGTACCCAAAAAGAGCAAACATACCCAAAAACATGATCATCGTATAACGATGTGCCATAAAAAAGATATCCCCAGGAGTTCTTATCAATTTGAGTATCCATCCACCAAAAAGAACACCCAGAAGCGTTACAACCACCACAGTCCAGAGAAGAATAAACGTGGTAGTACTGATAGTCAATTTTACCTTCTGGATATTTTTCGCCCCATAGTACTGAGAGATGAGCACCATACTTCCCATGGTAAGCCCCATCACAAGGGCTATGAGAAGAAACGTAATAGGAAAACTCACTCCCACTGCCGCCATTGCTTCCTTGCCCACAAACTGCCCCAGAATGATACTATCAACAACATTGTAAAGCTGCTGAAAAACACTTCCCAGAAAAAGAGGAATAGAAAAACGTATGATAGCAGAAGCAATACTTCCCTCAGTCATGTATTGAGAACTTTTCATAAGATAACCTCCTTCGATAAATATAAAACATATTTACTTTTTCGTCAATAATCGAGGAAAAGAAGAAACCGGCATAAGACGATTTTCATACGTAAACAGGTACATCTGATAATACCCCAGCACTTTGCGAATATAGAGACGCGTTTCCGTATAGGGGTGAATCTCTGCTAAAACCACATCATCGTCAGGCTGGAAACGGAATTTTGTTTTTTCTAAAGCCAGATTACCCCCATTATAGACAGCCAAAGCCCCAATAAGGCCATAAGACTGGAGGG
This sequence is a window from Thermospira aquatica. Protein-coding genes within it:
- a CDS encoding YkgJ family cysteine cluster protein; translation: MNEKSVFLETCREGCAACCIVPSITTPLPGMPEGKPAGVPCIHLDENLRCRLYGKPERPSFCVSLKPSYEMCGQSREEAWVYLTILEEKTRPQR
- a CDS encoding MATE family efflux transporter, which gives rise to MKSSQYMTEGSIASAIIRFSIPLFLGSVFQQLYNVVDSIILGQFVGKEAMAAVGVSFPITFLLIALVMGLTMGSMVLISQYYGAKNIQKVKLTISTTTFILLWTVVVVTLLGVLFGGWILKLIRTPGDIFFMAHRYTMIMFLGMFALFGYNGLSAILRGMGDSKTPLYLLIFSTILNILLDLLFVLVWKWGVEGVAVATVIAQAFSFVFGLLFLFKKSEFFRFRPKEFRFDWDIMKKSLAIGMPSGVQQVMVAIGSMILVGLVNAFGTDAIAAFTAAGRIESFTMMPAMNISMAISTFVGQNIGAGREDRVKQGVGVALVMATLLSVVLSLLMVTFAESLVMIFNRDASVVRIGREYMWIVAPFYLAFMVMFVFNGALRGAGDTFIPMIITILSLWGLRIPVSVFFSRYWGTNGIWWGIPVAWLFGMVFSGLYFLTGRWRNKVVVKEHHIPLEALEAVAAFECEENERKECLP